One genomic region from Lepisosteus oculatus isolate fLepOcu1 chromosome 20, fLepOcu1.hap2, whole genome shotgun sequence encodes:
- the e2f4 gene encoding transcription factor E2F4 — MAEPVQPQTPSRHEKSLGLLTTKFVTLLQEAKDGVLDLKVAADTLAVRQKRRIYDITNVLEGIGLIEKKSKNSIQWKGVGPGCNTREIADKLIDLKAELEELDRREHELDQQKVWVQQSIKNVTDDTQNSRLAYVTHEDICSCFKGDTLLAIRAPSGTQLEVPIPEAVMNGQKKYQIHLKSTSGPIEVLLVNKDTASSPPVVLPVPPPDDLFQSLPTPSTPTTPKRTPLASQPSTPQPAPSAPTPASQSTLPSPASACQPASASRVPITDASSNTPGELDLAQPTAETPANQTPSLDTQALQSSASLDSSSTLPASSTVFEPIKSDPSELLDFPKDLSEMFDPTKECMSADLLEELMTSEVFSPLLRLSPPPGDHDYVYNLDESEGLCDLFDVPILNL; from the exons ATGGCCGAGCCAGTACAGCCCCAGACCCCGAGCCGACACGAGAAGAGCCTGGGCTTGCTCACGACCAAGTTCGTTACTTTGTTGCAGGAGGCCAAGGATGGAGTTCTGGATCTGAAAGTT GCAGCTGACACCCTTgcggtccggcagaagcggcgcATCTATGACATCACGAACGTGCTGGAAGGGATCGGGCTGATCGAGAAGAAATCGAAGAACAGCATCCAGTGGAA GGGGGTGGGGCCGGGCTGCAACACGCGGGAGATCGCCGACAAGCTCATCGACCTGAAGGCCGAGCTGGAGGAGCTGGACCGGCGCGAGCACGAACTGGACCAGCAGAAGGTGTGGGTGCAGCAGAGCATCAAGAACGTCACCGACGACACCCAGAACAGCAG ATTAGCTTATGTTACCCATGAAGACATCTGCAGCTGCTTCAAAG gcGATACCCTCTTAGCTATTCGAGCCCCGTCTGGCACGCAGTTAGAGGTCCCAATTCCAGAGGCG GTCATGAACGGGCAGAAGAAATACCAGATTCATCTGAAGAGCACGTCGGGGCCTATCGAGGTGCTCCTGGTCAACAAAGATACTGCCAGCTCACCGCCCGTGGTGCTGCCTGTTCCTCCCCCCGACGACCTGTTCCAGAGCCTGCCCACGCCCAGCACTCCCACCACCCCCAAACGGACGCCTCTGGCCTCCCAGCCCAGCACTCCCCAACCTGCGCCATCTGCACCCACACCTGCCAGCCAAAGCACCCTGCCCAGCCCGGCTTCTGCTTGCCAGCCAGCCAGCGCCAGCAGGGTGCCCATCACCG ACGCCTCCAGTAACACCCCCGGTGAACTTGACCTTGCCCAGCCCACCGCAGAGACACCAGCCAATCAGACGCCGTCTTTGGACACTCAAGCTCTTCAGTCCTCGGCCTCATTGGACAGCAGTTCTACCCTTCCGGCCTCCTCCACAGTCTTCGAACCTATCAAATCAGATCCTTCAGAAT tgCTGGACTTCCCCAAAGatctttcagaaatgtttgaCCCTACTAAAG aatGTATGAGTGCAGACctgctggaggagctcatgacTTCAGAAG TCTTCTCTCCCCTGCTACGGCTGTCTCCTCCCCCTGGTGACCACGACTACGTCTACAACCTGGACGAAAGCGAAGGCCTCTGTGACCTTTTTGATGTCCCTATACTTAACCTTTGA